The DNA region ACCCTGTTGCTGTTTCAGGGTGATCTTCCCCTCTATTTCAAGCGCAAGAAAATGGAAAAGGTCATTGCCCGGTTTTCGGGACACGTCATCCTGTGCGGTTTGAGCCGTACGGGCCTGTATACCCTGGAAGAAATGGTTCGCAGCGGCCAGCAGGTGGTGGTCATCGAGCGCAGTGATGCGACGGCGGCCCAGCTGGAGGCGCGCGGCATTCCCTATATCGTCGGCGACGCCACTCAGGATGCCAATTTGCTGGCAGCCGGGGTCGGTCAGGCGCATGGCCTGATCACCTGCCTGACCTCCGATGCCGAGAACGCCTTTGTGATTGTGACGGCCAAGAGTCTCAACCCCGGCATCGTGACGATTTCCAAGGCGGAAAACGAGAGCACCCGCAAGAAACTGATTTCCATCGGTGCCGACAAGGTGGTGGTGCCCTCGATGCTGGGCGGGCTCAGTATGGCCAACAGCGTATTGCGGCCGGAGACGCAGCGCTTCTTCGAGACCCTGCACCACCGCTACCCGGATACGTTCAGCGCAGAAATCGTGACGGCCGGCCCGCAGTGGGACGATCAGCCGTTGCATGATTATATGGCGGCACAGGACAGCCGCCTGCTGGTCGTCGCGCTGGAGCACCCGGGCGAAGAAGTGCAGTTTGGCCCGAGTCCGGATACCTTGCTCAAGACTGACACGGCCATCATGGTCATCCGCAACCGCTGATATGCCAAAACGAGATCCCCAGCTGGCTTTTCATGGCGGCTTCTGGCAGGTGCAGCGCAATCTGCTGGCCGAAGCCCCGCGCAAGGCCTGGCTGGCCTTCGCCCTGACCTGGCTGCTGCTGTTTGTCCTGATTGGCTGCAGCATGGTGGCCGTCGACCTGCAGCGACAGAAACAGCACTTTGAGCGCGTGTCCTATTACATGACACGCGGCCTTGAGTCACGACTGAAAAGCTGCGAGCTGGTGCTGTACGGCTTTGAGGACCTGATCAACACGGATCCCGATATTCACGAAAGTGAATTGCGCCATTACGCCCAAATGGCCGCCCGTCGCTATGGATTCATTTACACGCTGGGCTTTCAGCAACGGATCGAACACTATCGCCGAGCCGAGTTTGAGCATCAGCAGCGCCTGGTGTTTGGCCCGGATTTTGCCATCCGCGATTACCGGCATGGTGCCGGACCGGCCTGGCGCAAAGCCTCCGGCTGGCGAGTCGCGCCACGGCGTGAGTCCTACATTCCGCTCATCATGACCGAGCCGCCGCTGGGACAGGCGGCGCGGCCGGCCATGGGGCTGGATCTGATGGCCGATTCGGTGGTGGGGCCGACGGTGGAGCGCGCCTTGCGCAGCGCCGAAATCGAGGTGACGCCGATGTTGCGTCTGGGGCCCAGCCAGTCGGCCATTGCGTATATCCATGCCTTGTATTCGCCCTCGCCGCCTTCCAGCAGTCCGATCATGCGGCCGGAAGAAAGCATCGGCATCATCACCCTGCTGGTGCATACGGACTCCCTGATCAATCTGCGTGACGAGCAACAGGAACTGCTGGATGTGACGTTGTCACGCCAGGAGGGGGCCGCCAGCCAGTACGACAGTGCCGTATTTCGCAGTCAGGCGAAGGAGGCAGCCACCCGCTTGGACCGCCTGCTGCCGGTACTGGAGCACCGCGAGCAGGTTTCCACCCCCTACTTCCCTTACGAGCTGAAAGTCTCGATGCAGTTGCGGCTGCGCATGATTCCGGGCATCAGCTTGCTGCTGGCCGCGCTGGCCGCAGCACTGCCGGGTTATCTGGTCTTGCTGATCGTGGCCATCCGGCACCATGCGCGCAAAGACCGGGAATATGCCGATGACAGTCTGTATCGCACCCGTGAGCATGCCAGTGTCACCCTGCAGGCCATCAGCGACGCGGTGATTACCATTGATAATCAGCGCATGGTGCAGTACCTCAATCCAGCTGCACTGCGCCACCTGGATACGACGGAAAAATACGCCATCGGCCGGCCACTGACCGAAGTGTTCAAATTGCGCTATGAGTTTGCCCGCCGGGCCGTGGCCGACCCGTTCATGGCCTGCCTGGACACGCAGCAGATGCGTGAACTGGAGGAGAATAGTTACCTCCTGCGCCCGAATGGCGAGAAATTATTGATTGAAGGCGTCGTTTCACCGCTGTTCGACCGTGCCGGCGGGCTGATCGGCGCTGTGGTGACTTTCCGTGACACGGCACCGCTGCGCCGGCGCATGCTGGAGGCACTGGAAAATAGCGAAACCCGCCTGAAACAACACGAATACGAGCTGGCGCGCGTCACCCGCATTACCTCCATGGGGGAGATGGCCTCCGGGATTGCACACGAGATCAATCAACCCTTGTCGGCCATCATGAGCTACTGCCAGGCCAGTCTGAGCCTGCTGGAGGAAGATGAACCGGATCTGGCGCTCATCGTTCAGGCCATTCAATCTGCAGTTAATCAGGCAGATCGCGCCGGCAAGATCGTGCGCCGGCTGCGTGAGTTCGTCTCCAAGAAATCGCGTCAGCACACCCCGGTGGACGTCAATCACGCCATCAACAATGTGCTGACCCTGGCGGATTACGATCTGCGCCAGGCCGGCATTACCGTGGACTACCATCCGGGCAACCGGCTGCCACTGGTTTATGCCGACACCATTCAGCTGGAACAAGTGGTGCTGAATCTGGTGCGCAATGCGCTGGATGCCATGCAGGGACAGGCACAGCCCGGCTGCCTGTTTGTCGAAACCAGCTACAGTGCCAAACGTGTCTGCATCAAGGTGGGCGACAACGGCCCCGGCATCAGCGAAGATAAGATCGACAGCGTCTTTGCGCCATTCTTCAGCACCAAGAGCACGGGCATGGGGCTGGGCCTGACCATCTGCCAGACGATTATCGAAAGCTTTGGCGGGCAGATCAGCGCGCATAATCGCACTACCGGCGGCGCCGAATTTACTGTCGAGCTGCCGCCGCTGGATAGCAGTACCGTCCCTTACACCGATACGAGAGCATGAAATGCACACCATGACGCCTACCGTCTATATCGTGGACGACGACCCGGCCGTCCTTGATGCCCTGGCCTTGCTGATTACCGCCCAGGGCATGCGCACCCTGACCTTCGGCAGTGCCCAGGCCTTTCTCGATCATTGCGCGCCGGGCGAAATCGGCTGCGCCATCCTCGATATTCGCATGCCTCACATTACCGGCCTGGCGCTGCAGGACATGATGGCGGAGCGCAACCTTCACATTCCTCTGGTTTTTATTACCGGGCACGGTGATGTCGAGCAATGTCGACGCGCCTTCAAGAATGGCGCCATTGATTTTCTGACCAAGCCGGTGGATCAGATGCGCCTGGTCGACAGTTTGCGCCGCGCGATTCGCCTGAGCATTCGTCAGCACAGCCAGGAGGTGGAAACGCAGGAAGTGCTGGCTCGCCTGTCGCGCATCAGTGGTCGCGAACGTGAGGTGCTGGAGGGGGTGGCGGCCGGGTTGTCCAGCAAGGAAATCGCCCGCGAGCTAGACCTGTCGCCGCGCACGGTCGAAGTGCACCGCGCCAATCTGTTCAGCAAGCTGGATGTCACCTCGCTGGCAGATCTGATTCGCTTCTACCTGAAAGCGCTCGAGGCCACCGGCATGAAGCATGATGCAGACGACATGAGCAACAACCGGTAAACTACCCGAATGCAAAGTCTGTTCAAACATATCGGCCTGGTTGCCCGCCACAGCAAACCCAACATTGTCGCCTCGTTGCGCCAGTTGGCCGATCATCTGGTCCAGCAAGGGTTCCAGGTCCATATCGACAGCGAAAGCGCGACCGACCTGGAGGCCGGCCCGCACCCGCTGATCGACCGGATGGACATGGGCAAAGCGGTGGATCTGGCCATTGTGCTCGGCGGGGATGGCACCATGCTGTCGGTGGCGCGCCTGCTGGCGCCCTATCGCGTGCCGATGGTGGGCATCAACCAGGGGCGGCTTGGCTTCATGACCGATATTCCGCTGCACGAGATGCTCGACTCGGTCGATGCCATCCTGCGCGGCGAGTTCATCCCGGAAGATCGCATTCTGTTGCAGACTTCGGTGCTGCGCGAAGATGCCGAAGTGGCCAATGCCCTGGCCTTCAATGATGTGGTGTTCAACCGCGGCGCGGTAGGCACCATGATCGAATTTGAAGTCTTTATCGACAATCAGTTTGTCTACAGCCTGCGTTCGGATGGTCTGATCGTTTCCACACCAACCGGCTCGACCGCCTATGCCCTGGCATCCGGCGGCCCGATCCTGCAACCGACACTCCAGGCCATCGCCCTGGTGCCGATTTGTCCGCAGTCGCTCAATAACCGACCGATTGCCGTCAATGACTCGTGCGAAGTCGAGTTCATGCTGACGCGCGGACTCGATGCCCGGGTGCATTTCGATGGCCAGTCCAACTGCGACCTGATGGAAATGGATCGCGTCCTGATTCGCCGCTACCGCAACCCGCTGCGCATCCTGCACCCGCTGGGTTACAACTACTACGACATGCTGCGCCACAAGCTGCATTGGGGCGAACGACTACTCTGACACCGGATGCCGACTGCCATGCTGTTATCGCTTAGCATCAAAGACTTTGTCATCGTTGACGAGCTGGCGCTTGATTTCGCCAGTGGCTTCACCGTCCTGACCGGCGAGACCGGCGCGGGGAAA from Paludibacterium sp. B53371 includes:
- a CDS encoding NAD kinase yields the protein MQSLFKHIGLVARHSKPNIVASLRQLADHLVQQGFQVHIDSESATDLEAGPHPLIDRMDMGKAVDLAIVLGGDGTMLSVARLLAPYRVPMVGINQGRLGFMTDIPLHEMLDSVDAILRGEFIPEDRILLQTSVLREDAEVANALAFNDVVFNRGAVGTMIEFEVFIDNQFVYSLRSDGLIVSTPTGSTAYALASGGPILQPTLQAIALVPICPQSLNNRPIAVNDSCEVEFMLTRGLDARVHFDGQSNCDLMEMDRVLIRRYRNPLRILHPLGYNYYDMLRHKLHWGERLL
- a CDS encoding TrkA family potassium uptake protein, which gives rise to MRKIFTRKLLFLLGLILATLLAGTLGYVYIEGWPWLDSLFMTVITLSTIGYGESHPLDTAGRVFTIALIVLGTGVLGYGLSSLTLLLFQGDLPLYFKRKKMEKVIARFSGHVILCGLSRTGLYTLEEMVRSGQQVVVIERSDATAAQLEARGIPYIVGDATQDANLLAAGVGQAHGLITCLTSDAENAFVIVTAKSLNPGIVTISKAENESTRKKLISIGADKVVVPSMLGGLSMANSVLRPETQRFFETLHHRYPDTFSAEIVTAGPQWDDQPLHDYMAAQDSRLLVVALEHPGEEVQFGPSPDTLLKTDTAIMVIRNR
- a CDS encoding response regulator transcription factor, whose product is MTPTVYIVDDDPAVLDALALLITAQGMRTLTFGSAQAFLDHCAPGEIGCAILDIRMPHITGLALQDMMAERNLHIPLVFITGHGDVEQCRRAFKNGAIDFLTKPVDQMRLVDSLRRAIRLSIRQHSQEVETQEVLARLSRISGREREVLEGVAAGLSSKEIARELDLSPRTVEVHRANLFSKLDVTSLADLIRFYLKALEATGMKHDADDMSNNR
- a CDS encoding ATP-binding protein codes for the protein MPKRDPQLAFHGGFWQVQRNLLAEAPRKAWLAFALTWLLLFVLIGCSMVAVDLQRQKQHFERVSYYMTRGLESRLKSCELVLYGFEDLINTDPDIHESELRHYAQMAARRYGFIYTLGFQQRIEHYRRAEFEHQQRLVFGPDFAIRDYRHGAGPAWRKASGWRVAPRRESYIPLIMTEPPLGQAARPAMGLDLMADSVVGPTVERALRSAEIEVTPMLRLGPSQSAIAYIHALYSPSPPSSSPIMRPEESIGIITLLVHTDSLINLRDEQQELLDVTLSRQEGAASQYDSAVFRSQAKEAATRLDRLLPVLEHREQVSTPYFPYELKVSMQLRLRMIPGISLLLAALAAALPGYLVLLIVAIRHHARKDREYADDSLYRTREHASVTLQAISDAVITIDNQRMVQYLNPAALRHLDTTEKYAIGRPLTEVFKLRYEFARRAVADPFMACLDTQQMRELEENSYLLRPNGEKLLIEGVVSPLFDRAGGLIGAVVTFRDTAPLRRRMLEALENSETRLKQHEYELARVTRITSMGEMASGIAHEINQPLSAIMSYCQASLSLLEEDEPDLALIVQAIQSAVNQADRAGKIVRRLREFVSKKSRQHTPVDVNHAINNVLTLADYDLRQAGITVDYHPGNRLPLVYADTIQLEQVVLNLVRNALDAMQGQAQPGCLFVETSYSAKRVCIKVGDNGPGISEDKIDSVFAPFFSTKSTGMGLGLTICQTIIESFGGQISAHNRTTGGAEFTVELPPLDSSTVPYTDTRA